Proteins encoded together in one Peptococcus niger window:
- a CDS encoding MarR family winged helix-turn-helix transcriptional regulator, with product MTEQDQLALRLFYAVREVNGLMQNRLSETLEAWDLTPQQFSVLTAAQAQEVIRNSDICDLLSLSKGTVSGILNRMVSRDLLAKNQAGGDRRAAGYRLTPAGEELIKTLQAEALSFTTPLSADRTRAELLAALRSLERLAQALS from the coding sequence ATGACCGAACAAGACCAACTGGCCCTGCGCCTTTTTTATGCCGTGCGCGAAGTGAACGGCCTGATGCAAAACCGCCTGAGCGAGACCTTGGAAGCCTGGGACCTGACCCCGCAGCAGTTCAGCGTTTTGACTGCCGCCCAGGCCCAGGAGGTCATCCGCAACAGTGATATTTGCGACCTGCTGAGCCTGTCAAAAGGAACGGTTTCCGGCATCCTCAACCGGATGGTCAGCCGCGACCTCTTGGCGAAGAACCAAGCGGGTGGCGACCGCCGGGCAGCCGGCTACCGCCTGACCCCCGCCGGCGAGGAGCTGATCAAGACCCTACAGGCGGAAGCCCTGTCTTTTACGACCCCGCTCAGCGCTGACCGGACCCGGGCAGAGCTGCTGGCCGCCTTGCGCAGCTTGGAGCGGCTGGCTCAAGCCCTTTCTTGA
- a CDS encoding TlpA family protein disulfide reductase, producing the protein MRKKLVAMMCLVGLCMGILAGCGTGDSDKASSSAAMPADSAAAIGGTSSTAAPAGGDVTELGKFKMDTIDGKTFTSDDLKGHKLTLVNVFATFCNPCIAEIPDLNKLNNEMKDKGVQVIGVVMDVTDGKKELKDIVDKAKKIQKDTGAEYPFCKPDKGMLNGRLAGITTLPTTFLVDENGKIVGETYAGSKSLDEWKQVIEQELAKVQG; encoded by the coding sequence ATGAGAAAAAAATTAGTGGCAATGATGTGTTTGGTCGGCCTTTGCATGGGGATTTTAGCCGGCTGTGGTACCGGTGACAGCGATAAGGCAAGCAGCAGCGCTGCCATGCCGGCAGATTCGGCAGCAGCCATTGGCGGCACCAGCAGCACGGCAGCACCTGCCGGCGGCGATGTGACCGAACTGGGAAAATTTAAAATGGACACCATTGACGGCAAAACCTTCACTTCAGATGACCTGAAGGGCCACAAGCTGACCCTGGTCAATGTGTTCGCCACCTTCTGCAACCCCTGCATTGCGGAAATCCCTGACTTGAACAAGTTGAACAATGAAATGAAGGACAAGGGCGTTCAAGTCATCGGCGTGGTCATGGACGTGACCGATGGGAAAAAAGAATTAAAGGATATTGTTGACAAGGCCAAAAAGATTCAAAAAGACACCGGCGCCGAATACCCCTTCTGCAAACCGGACAAGGGCATGCTGAACGGTCGCCTGGCCGGCATCACCACCCTGCCGACGACCTTCCTCGTTGATGAAAACGGCAAAATTGTTGGGGAAACTTACGCCGGCTCCAAGTCTCTTGACGAATGGAAGCAGGTCATCGAGCAGGAACTGGCGAAGGTTCAAGGCTAA
- a CDS encoding CD1871A family CXXC motif-containing protein → MKAHAYSLYCRLALLVLGLAMVIGGIFRNETGVVFAKASRICLECIGIG, encoded by the coding sequence ATGAAAGCCCACGCCTACAGCCTCTATTGCCGCCTGGCCTTGCTGGTCCTCGGTCTGGCCATGGTCATCGGCGGCATCTTCCGCAATGAGACGGGCGTCGTCTTCGCCAAGGCCTCGCGCATTTGTCTGGAGTGTATCGGCATTGGCTAA
- a CDS encoding 4Fe-4S binding protein → MAKRTYSDARRHFGQGAWTLASNAHLTGFITGQIYTGPLKTACVPGLNCYSCPGALGACPIGALQAVIGSAEYKLSLYMMGFFVLIGTLLGRLVCGWLCPFGLVQDLLHKVPFLKKIHTFPGDRVLRYLKYLVLLVFVIILPLTLVNVIGSGSPYFCKLICPAGMLEGGWPLVGLNPDLRKTLGNLFIWKNVVLALTIFSAMVVYRPFCKYLCPLGAIYGLFNRVAFYRYHLDASRCISCGKCRKACGMAIDPVSEINSPECIRCGRCRQTCPTAALSAGFKGPAPTCPQANVSSVKGEAL, encoded by the coding sequence TTGGCTAAGCGAACCTATTCAGATGCCCGCCGTCACTTTGGTCAAGGCGCCTGGACCCTGGCCAGCAACGCCCACCTGACCGGTTTTATCACCGGGCAAATTTACACCGGCCCCTTAAAAACCGCCTGCGTCCCCGGCTTGAATTGTTATTCCTGCCCGGGGGCCTTGGGGGCCTGCCCCATCGGGGCCTTGCAAGCGGTCATCGGCAGCGCCGAATATAAGCTGTCCCTTTATATGATGGGCTTTTTCGTCCTCATCGGGACGCTGCTGGGGCGGCTGGTCTGTGGCTGGCTTTGCCCCTTTGGGCTGGTCCAGGATTTGTTGCACAAGGTCCCCTTTCTTAAAAAAATTCATACCTTCCCGGGAGACCGGGTCTTGCGTTATTTGAAATACCTGGTTCTGCTGGTCTTTGTCATCATCTTGCCCCTGACCCTGGTCAATGTCATCGGCTCAGGGAGCCCCTATTTTTGCAAGTTGATTTGCCCGGCCGGTATGCTGGAAGGGGGCTGGCCGCTGGTCGGTTTAAACCCGGACCTGCGCAAGACCTTGGGCAACCTCTTCATCTGGAAAAACGTCGTCTTGGCCCTGACCATCTTCTCGGCCATGGTGGTCTACCGCCCCTTCTGTAAGTACCTGTGCCCCCTGGGCGCCATCTACGGACTCTTTAACCGGGTGGCCTTTTATCGGTATCATTTGGATGCGTCGCGTTGTATTAGTTGTGGCAAATGTCGAAAAGCTTGTGGAATGGCCATTGACCCAGTCAGCGAGATCAATAGCCCGGAATGCATCCGCTGTGGCCGTTGCCGGCAAACCTGTCCGACGGCGGCCCTGTCTGCCGGCTTTAAAGGGCCGGCGCCGACCTGCCCACAAGCGAATGTTTCAAGCGTGAAAGGAGAAGCTTTATGA